One Campylobacter concisus DNA segment encodes these proteins:
- a CDS encoding ArsS family sensor histidine kinase: MPRSSIFITITFIFGLALVSIFLAFLWLMGFDKQNYTRELNNKYSNVARTNLLYMGGIINKAQYDRQLSSIDMPEITAKNEKEEILKNAAVLEEISSDLGSSAILLYDKHHYLKIEHLDELKLLMDKEFQPYRYEVIKAVFAVVAVILLAAYIFVIYKIKPLRKLKRQIVKFANGELDGVQNVGNGKDEISEVSEAFYEAVCQIKALNDSRHLFLRNIMHELKTPITKGLIAAQMIEKSKNQERLISVFHKLENLINELAAIEQITSKIGLTNKTPCLMRDLIDEAIDIAMIEKEHVGISELDEVRVMVDFKLFSVAIKNMIDNGIKYSTDKHVNIMVSKDHMKFITQGEKLKNDLDFYIQPFIKGEDAQKSFGLGLYIVSNILEAHGLKFGYEYKNGMNVFIFENLQDIIAA, encoded by the coding sequence ATGCCAAGATCTTCTATATTTATCACGATAACGTTTATCTTTGGACTTGCGCTCGTTTCGATATTTCTAGCCTTTTTGTGGCTTATGGGCTTTGACAAGCAAAACTACACAAGAGAGCTAAATAACAAATACTCAAACGTCGCTAGGACAAATTTGCTCTACATGGGTGGCATCATAAACAAAGCCCAGTACGATCGTCAGCTCTCAAGCATCGACATGCCAGAGATCACCGCCAAAAATGAAAAAGAAGAAATTTTAAAAAATGCAGCCGTTTTAGAAGAAATTTCAAGCGATCTAGGATCAAGTGCTATCTTGCTTTATGATAAGCATCACTACCTAAAGATCGAGCATTTAGACGAGCTAAAGCTTTTGATGGATAAAGAATTTCAGCCTTATAGATATGAGGTGATAAAGGCTGTGTTTGCCGTAGTTGCGGTCATTTTGCTGGCTGCTTATATCTTTGTCATCTATAAGATAAAGCCGCTTAGAAAGCTAAAGCGTCAGATCGTGAAATTTGCAAATGGTGAGCTTGACGGCGTGCAAAATGTCGGCAACGGCAAGGATGAAATTTCTGAAGTTTCAGAGGCATTTTATGAGGCTGTTTGTCAGATCAAAGCACTAAATGACTCAAGGCATCTTTTTTTAAGAAATATCATGCACGAGCTAAAAACGCCTATCACAAAGGGGCTGATCGCCGCTCAAATGATAGAAAAAAGCAAAAATCAAGAGAGGCTAATATCTGTCTTTCACAAGCTTGAAAATTTGATAAATGAGCTTGCTGCGATCGAGCAGATAACCTCAAAAATAGGCCTTACAAACAAAACGCCTTGTCTTATGAGAGACCTTATCGACGAGGCGATAGATATAGCGATGATCGAGAAAGAGCACGTTGGTATCAGCGAGCTTGACGAGGTTAGGGTGATGGTTGATTTTAAACTATTTTCAGTCGCTATAAAAAATATGATAGATAATGGCATAAAGTATTCAACCGACAAACATGTAAATATCATGGTTAGCAAAGATCATATGAAATTTATAACCCAAGGCGAGAAGCTAAAAAATGACCTTGACTTTTACATCCAGCCATTTATCAAGGGCGAGGACGCGCAAAAGAGCTTTGGTCTAGGTTTATATATAGTTAGCAACATCCTTGAGGCTCATGGACTAAAATTTGGCTATGAATACAAAAATGGAATGAATGTCTTTATTTTTGAAAATTTACAAGATATAATAGCGGCGTAA
- a CDS encoding pyridoxal-5'-phosphate-dependent protein, whose amino-acid sequence MAAKIFSAVDILSIIDLEIAFIKRYKNVKDYAKNLSLIYFSLPNSKEYGEIFEKILRQTDVVIRENEHYVVVLHGTNERGASELLTGIQEFLNAEPIDLVVTYPKDGKDAKELTIKLQDEIKDNYGVLLEMLVNQDKFEVFEDIV is encoded by the coding sequence ATGGCGGCAAAAATCTTCTCGGCAGTTGATATTTTATCAATAATTGATCTTGAGATAGCTTTTATAAAGCGATACAAAAACGTAAAGGACTATGCGAAAAATTTATCTTTGATATATTTTTCTTTGCCAAATAGTAAAGAATATGGCGAAATTTTTGAAAAAATCCTAAGACAAACAGATGTTGTCATAAGAGAAAACGAACACTACGTGGTCGTACTTCACGGCACAAACGAGAGAGGCGCTAGTGAGCTACTAACTGGTATACAAGAGTTTTTAAACGCTGAACCGATCGATCTAGTAGTTACCTATCCAAAAGATGGAAAAGACGCAAAAGAGCTTACTATAAAACTTCAAGATGAGATAAAAGACAACTACGGCGTCTTGCTTGAGATGCTTGTAAATCAAGATAAATTTGAAGTTTTTGAAGATATCGTTTGA
- a CDS encoding transformation system protein: MLDSIILAVLVYFATFLFMLFILAFFAFWYISVPLLVIYIVIKFIRQVKECERIHGKLE, from the coding sequence ATGCTTGATAGTATCATACTTGCAGTCTTAGTATATTTCGCAACATTCTTATTTATGCTTTTTATACTCGCCTTTTTTGCATTTTGGTATATAAGCGTGCCGCTACTTGTCATCTACATCGTTATAAAATTTATAAGGCAAGTAAAAGAGTGCGAGAGGATACATGGCAAGCTTGAGTAA
- a CDS encoding O-acetylhomoserine aminocarboxypropyltransferase/cysteine synthase family protein, with the protein MRQETAAIHVGYDTNEGFGTMAVPIFQSTAYDFGSAETAAARFDLKDSGYIYTRLSNPTTDIFEKRVAALEGGAAAIATASGQSALFYSIINLAQAGDNIIIAKKIYGGTTVLFTHTLKRFGIEARVFDSDTADDLESLIDDKTRAIFFETLSNPQISIPNIEKIVEIANKYGIISITDNTVPTPIIFQPLRHGVDVCVHSASKYMSGQGLSLAGVVVSANHLNEKLKGNKRYEHFNVPDASYHDIVYADMTDHFDIYTLRMRLAIVRDIGAVISPFNSWQLIQGLETLAVRVERHSQNALKVAKFLNSHKHIKSVAYPGLADNIDHAKAQKYFKDGMANGLFCFETDSFERAKKMLERVKLFKIVVNIGDTKSLITHPASTTHQQLSSEELIKAGITKELIRVSIGLENAEDLIADLAQALE; encoded by the coding sequence GACAGCAGCTGCTAGGTTTGATCTAAAAGATAGTGGCTACATCTACACAAGACTTAGCAACCCAACGACAGATATCTTTGAAAAAAGGGTCGCCGCACTTGAGGGCGGAGCCGCTGCGATAGCGACTGCAAGCGGTCAGTCAGCTTTGTTTTACAGCATAATAAATTTAGCCCAAGCAGGCGATAATATCATCATCGCTAAGAAAATTTATGGCGGCACGACGGTGCTTTTTACGCACACACTAAAAAGATTTGGCATAGAGGCTAGAGTCTTTGACAGCGACACTGCTGATGATCTGGAGAGTTTGATAGATGATAAAACGAGGGCTATATTTTTTGAAACGCTTTCAAATCCGCAAATTTCTATCCCAAATATCGAAAAAATCGTAGAAATCGCAAACAAATATGGCATCATCAGCATCACTGATAACACCGTGCCAACGCCTATCATCTTTCAGCCACTTCGCCACGGAGTCGATGTTTGCGTGCATAGTGCGAGCAAATATATGAGCGGTCAGGGCCTTAGCCTAGCAGGTGTCGTTGTAAGTGCAAATCACCTAAACGAAAAGCTAAAAGGCAACAAGAGATATGAGCACTTTAACGTGCCAGATGCGAGCTATCACGACATCGTTTATGCTGATATGACGGACCATTTTGATATCTACACGCTAAGAATGAGGCTTGCCATCGTGCGCGACATCGGCGCTGTGATCTCTCCGTTTAACTCTTGGCAGCTCATACAAGGGCTTGAAACGCTCGCTGTTAGGGTTGAGAGACACTCGCAAAACGCGCTAAAAGTGGCTAAATTTCTAAACTCTCACAAACATATAAAAAGCGTGGCTTATCCTGGGCTTGCCGACAACATAGATCACGCAAAGGCGCAAAAATACTTTAAAGACGGCATGGCAAATGGGCTTTTTTGCTTTGAGACTGATAGTTTTGAGCGCGCAAAAAAGATGCTAGAGCGCGTAAAACTCTTTAAGATCGTAGTAAATATCGGCGATACAAAGTCGCTCATCACGCATCCAGCCTCGACAACTCACCAGCAACTAAGCAGCGAAGAGCTCATCAAAGCTGGCATCACAAAAGAGCTGATAAGAGTTAGCATAGGTCTTGAAAACGCCGAGGATCTGATAGCTGACCTAGCCCAAGCCCTAGAATAA